One genomic window of Candidatus Pseudobacter hemicellulosilyticus includes the following:
- the rny gene encoding ribonuclease Y: protein MELNTLSYIIGGLALLIGIIAGKFIFAKDTTRKLEEAEQQSKKLIADAQTSAENLKKEKLLEAKEKFVQLKAEHDKDVNERNRKIGEGESRIRQKEQSINAKTEHLDKQAKENDVIKDNLNRQIDVVNLKRTELEKHQEEHIRRLEKIAGLTAEEAKAQLVESLKHEANTQALALQQEIIDDAKQKANKEARKIIIQSIQRTAAEQAIENSITVFNLESDEIKGQIIGREGRNIRAIEAATGVDLIVDDTPEAIILSSFDPLRREIARLSLQRLVADGRIHPARIEEVVEKTRRQIEEQVMEIGERTVIELGIHGLHKELVRMVGKMRFRSSYGQNLLMHSREVANLCGIMAAELGLNPKLAKRAGLLHDIGKVPDEETELSHALLGAKLAEKYGENPAVVNAIGAHHDEMEMQYVISPIVQACDAISGARPGARREIMQQYLQRIKDLENLAMAYHGVEKAYAIQAGRELRVIVEAEKVTDADSDRLSFEIAQKIQTEMTFPGQIKVTVIREKRAVNVAR, encoded by the coding sequence ATGGAACTGAATACATTGAGCTATATAATTGGAGGACTTGCCTTACTAATAGGCATCATAGCGGGTAAATTCATTTTTGCCAAGGATACCACCCGCAAGCTGGAGGAAGCCGAACAACAATCCAAAAAACTGATAGCTGATGCACAGACCAGCGCCGAGAACCTGAAAAAAGAGAAACTGCTGGAAGCCAAAGAGAAATTTGTACAACTGAAGGCGGAGCATGATAAGGACGTGAATGAGCGGAACCGGAAAATTGGTGAGGGAGAAAGCAGGATCCGTCAGAAAGAGCAGTCCATCAACGCCAAAACTGAGCATCTCGACAAACAGGCTAAAGAGAACGATGTCATCAAGGACAACCTTAACCGCCAGATAGATGTGGTGAACCTGAAAAGGACCGAGCTGGAAAAACACCAGGAAGAGCATATCCGCCGCCTGGAAAAGATTGCCGGCCTGACCGCTGAGGAAGCCAAGGCCCAGCTGGTGGAAAGCCTGAAGCATGAAGCCAATACCCAGGCCCTGGCCCTGCAACAGGAGATCATTGACGATGCCAAGCAGAAAGCCAATAAAGAAGCCCGCAAAATAATTATCCAGTCCATCCAGCGTACTGCGGCCGAACAGGCCATTGAGAACTCCATTACGGTGTTCAACCTGGAGAGCGACGAGATCAAAGGCCAGATCATTGGCCGGGAAGGCCGGAATATCCGGGCTATTGAAGCGGCTACCGGGGTAGACCTGATAGTAGACGATACCCCTGAGGCCATCATCCTTTCTTCTTTTGATCCCCTGCGCCGGGAAATTGCCCGACTGAGCCTGCAAAGGCTGGTGGCCGATGGCCGTATCCACCCCGCCCGTATTGAGGAAGTGGTGGAAAAAACCCGCCGCCAGATCGAAGAGCAGGTAATGGAAATTGGTGAGCGTACAGTGATTGAGCTGGGCATCCACGGCCTCCACAAGGAGCTGGTACGGATGGTTGGTAAAATGCGCTTCCGTTCTTCTTACGGTCAGAACCTGCTGATGCACAGCCGGGAAGTAGCCAACCTCTGCGGCATCATGGCGGCAGAATTGGGACTTAACCCCAAGCTGGCTAAAAGGGCAGGGTTGCTGCACGATATAGGCAAGGTACCCGATGAGGAAACTGAGCTGAGCCACGCCCTGCTGGGCGCCAAGCTGGCCGAAAAATATGGGGAGAACCCTGCTGTGGTGAATGCCATTGGCGCCCACCACGATGAAATGGAGATGCAGTATGTGATCTCTCCCATTGTACAGGCCTGTGACGCCATCAGCGGCGCCCGCCCCGGAGCCCGCCGGGAAATTATGCAGCAGTACCTGCAACGGATCAAGGACCTGGAAAACCTGGCTATGGCTTACCACGGCGTGGAAAAGGCATATGCTATCCAGGCCGGCCGTGAACTGCGGGTAATTGTTGAAGCTGAGAAAGTTACAGATGCCGATTCTGATCGCCTGTCTTTCGAGATAGCCCAGAAGATCCAGACAGAAATGACATTCCCCGGCCAGATCAAAGTCACCGTGATCCGTGAAAAAAGAGCGGTGAACGTGGCCCGGTAA
- a CDS encoding TlpA disulfide reductase family protein, whose translation MKRILLAAVSLVTLQAMAQQPSGTGFTLKGDLSTVKENIAMVYLVYQAEGQVVRDSAAPQAGKYEFSGKLNEPVMAMMGFKRGTAAGEAPKPVNMRADRTNVFIQPGAMTVQHIDSFSNTKVTGSSAHTAFVQLNELGKPYDEKMSGLYKEYEEARNKQDQAAMENIQQRGDSLQDEMKEKVFGAYVRNNPSSPIALYALTNYAGYDIDPAKLDPIFSKLSETVRNSPSGQAFAKSLQAAKATAIGQPAIEFTQNDTLGKPVSLASFKGKYVLIDFWASWCGPCRAENPNVVQAYNTYKDKGFTVLGISLDRDNAKDKWLKAIHDDKLAWTHVSDLQFWNNAVAVQYGIKAIPQNLLIDPKGVIVAKNLRGEELNKKLAELFN comes from the coding sequence ATGAAAAGGATCTTATTAGCGGCCGTTTCCCTGGTCACCCTCCAGGCGATGGCCCAACAGCCTTCCGGCACCGGTTTTACCCTGAAGGGGGACCTGTCCACCGTGAAGGAGAATATTGCAATGGTGTACCTGGTGTACCAGGCCGAAGGCCAGGTTGTGCGTGACAGCGCCGCCCCCCAGGCCGGCAAATATGAGTTCAGCGGCAAGCTGAACGAGCCCGTAATGGCCATGATGGGTTTCAAAAGAGGGACTGCCGCCGGTGAAGCACCCAAGCCTGTGAACATGCGTGCCGACCGGACCAATGTATTCATCCAGCCCGGCGCCATGACCGTACAGCATATTGACTCTTTCAGCAATACCAAAGTAACCGGCTCTTCCGCCCATACCGCTTTTGTACAGCTGAATGAACTGGGTAAACCCTATGATGAAAAGATGAGCGGCCTCTATAAAGAATATGAAGAAGCCCGCAACAAACAGGACCAGGCGGCTATGGAGAATATCCAGCAAAGGGGTGACAGCCTCCAGGACGAAATGAAGGAGAAAGTGTTCGGCGCCTATGTTCGTAACAATCCTTCTTCTCCCATCGCCCTCTACGCCCTGACCAACTATGCCGGTTATGATATTGACCCGGCCAAGCTGGACCCTATTTTCAGCAAGCTGTCTGAAACAGTGCGCAACAGCCCCTCCGGCCAGGCGTTCGCCAAATCCCTGCAGGCTGCCAAAGCTACTGCTATTGGCCAGCCCGCTATCGAGTTCACCCAGAACGATACCCTGGGCAAACCCGTATCCCTGGCTTCTTTTAAAGGTAAATATGTCCTGATCGATTTCTGGGCCAGCTGGTGCGGTCCCTGCCGTGCAGAGAACCCCAACGTGGTACAGGCTTATAATACCTACAAGGACAAAGGCTTTACCGTACTGGGCATTTCCCTGGACCGTGACAACGCCAAAGACAAATGGCTCAAAGCCATCCATGACGATAAGCTCGCCTGGACCCATGTGAGCGATCTGCAATTCTGGAACAACGCCGTGGCCGTTCAATACGGTATCAAGGCCATCCCCCAGAACCTGCTGATTGACCCCAAGGGCGTCATCGTTGCCAAGAACCTGCGCGGTGAAGAGCTGAACAAGAAACTGGCCGAGCTGTTCAATTAA
- the pheT gene encoding phenylalanine--tRNA ligase subunit beta: protein MTISYNWLHEYLPVTVEPERLSRILTAVGLEVESLERYESLKGGLQGLVIGEVLTCEKHPNADKLSITTVNIGTGTPLQIVCGAPNVAAGQKVVVAPVGATIYPKNGDPLTMKNAKIRGVESQGMICAEDEIGLSDDHGGILVLPADVKVGMPAANHFKLYTDWIYEIGITPNHMDAMSHIGVARDVCAYLTHHDKKDSRVKQPSVNAFKVDNASLPITVSVENGTACQRYAGVSITNITVKESPEWLQEKLRAVGLRPINNVVDITNFVLHETGQPLHAFNADAIKGQQVIVKNLPEGTPFVTLDEKERKLSADDLMICDGEGKGMCIAGVFGGLNSGVDNNTKNIFLESAWFNPSDIRKTSFRHGLRTDAAVRFEKNIDISNTVNALKRAALLIRELAGGEIASDVVDIYPQPKEKASVQLKYHYLRKLSGKNYHFDAVKKILLSLGFELIKDGMDDLWVAAPHWKPDISLQADVVEEIMRIDGLDNIEIPAAITISPSIETDRLKSTLKEKTANYLAGNGFNEIFTNSITNSAYFDEADLATAVKLLNNLSAVHNIMRPSMLETGLEAITHNLNRKNLELQFFEFGKTYTSSTAGKYEEHEHLSLYITGQVQEDSWKGKGRAADLYYIKGIVARILQLSGLNKLSWQAVVKGESDYNPKLDQALLVKSGQEILAELGAVAGHELKRFDCKQPVYYADFNWEAILKQVARLSVKVKELPRQLPVFRDLAMVVPKVLPYAEVETAVKKVKLDKLQGLRLFDVFESEKIGADKKSLAISFTFLDEEKTLTDKEIDTMMNRIMDTLEKELKAEIRK, encoded by the coding sequence ATGACTATCTCTTACAATTGGTTACATGAATACCTCCCGGTGACCGTAGAACCGGAAAGACTGAGCAGAATTTTGACCGCCGTTGGACTGGAAGTGGAAAGCCTTGAACGTTACGAAAGCCTCAAAGGCGGCCTGCAAGGCCTGGTGATCGGGGAAGTGCTGACCTGCGAGAAACATCCCAATGCCGATAAACTCTCTATCACTACTGTCAATATAGGAACCGGAACACCCTTGCAGATCGTCTGCGGCGCACCCAATGTGGCTGCCGGCCAGAAAGTAGTGGTAGCCCCCGTGGGCGCTACCATCTACCCCAAAAATGGCGATCCCCTTACCATGAAGAACGCCAAGATCCGGGGCGTGGAAAGCCAGGGTATGATCTGCGCCGAAGACGAGATTGGCCTCAGTGACGACCATGGCGGTATCCTGGTGCTGCCCGCCGATGTGAAAGTAGGTATGCCCGCCGCCAACCACTTTAAATTATATACCGACTGGATCTATGAGATCGGCATCACCCCCAATCATATGGACGCTATGAGCCATATCGGTGTGGCCCGTGACGTATGCGCCTATCTCACCCATCATGATAAAAAGGATAGTCGCGTCAAGCAACCTTCCGTGAATGCTTTCAAGGTGGACAATGCCAGTCTGCCCATCACCGTGAGCGTGGAGAACGGGACTGCCTGCCAGCGTTATGCCGGTGTCAGCATCACCAATATCACCGTCAAAGAAAGCCCGGAATGGCTCCAGGAAAAACTGCGTGCCGTAGGTCTCCGCCCCATCAACAACGTAGTGGACATCACCAATTTTGTCCTGCATGAAACGGGTCAGCCCCTGCACGCTTTTAATGCCGATGCTATTAAAGGGCAGCAGGTAATTGTGAAGAACCTGCCCGAAGGCACCCCCTTTGTGACCCTGGATGAAAAAGAGCGGAAGCTCAGCGCCGACGACCTCATGATCTGCGATGGAGAAGGAAAGGGCATGTGCATTGCCGGTGTGTTTGGCGGACTGAACAGCGGTGTGGACAACAACACAAAGAATATCTTCCTGGAAAGCGCCTGGTTCAACCCCAGCGATATCCGGAAAACCTCTTTCCGTCATGGCCTGCGTACCGATGCCGCCGTCCGGTTTGAGAAGAATATTGATATCAGCAATACCGTCAACGCCCTCAAACGCGCTGCCCTGCTCATCCGTGAGCTGGCCGGCGGTGAAATTGCTTCCGATGTGGTGGACATCTACCCACAGCCTAAGGAAAAAGCATCGGTACAGCTCAAATACCATTACCTGCGCAAGCTCAGCGGTAAGAACTACCATTTTGATGCGGTGAAAAAGATCCTGCTCAGCCTCGGCTTTGAGCTGATCAAGGACGGTATGGACGATCTCTGGGTAGCTGCTCCGCACTGGAAACCTGATATCAGCCTCCAGGCCGATGTAGTGGAAGAGATCATGCGGATAGACGGGCTGGACAATATCGAGATCCCGGCCGCTATCACCATCTCCCCCTCCATTGAAACAGACCGCCTCAAGAGCACGCTGAAGGAAAAGACCGCCAATTACCTGGCCGGTAATGGCTTCAACGAGATCTTCACCAACTCCATTACCAATTCGGCCTATTTTGATGAAGCGGACCTGGCTACGGCCGTGAAACTGCTCAACAACCTCAGCGCCGTACACAATATCATGCGCCCCTCCATGCTGGAAACCGGCCTGGAAGCCATTACCCATAACCTGAACCGGAAGAACCTGGAACTGCAGTTCTTTGAGTTCGGGAAGACCTATACCAGCAGCACTGCCGGTAAGTATGAGGAGCATGAGCACCTCAGCCTCTATATCACCGGCCAGGTGCAGGAGGATTCCTGGAAGGGCAAAGGCAGGGCCGCCGATCTCTACTATATCAAGGGCATCGTGGCAAGGATATTGCAACTGTCCGGGCTGAACAAGCTCAGCTGGCAGGCCGTGGTCAAAGGAGAGAGCGACTACAATCCCAAGCTGGATCAGGCCCTGCTGGTGAAGAGCGGCCAGGAAATACTGGCTGAACTGGGAGCTGTGGCCGGTCATGAACTGAAAAGGTTCGACTGCAAGCAGCCTGTTTACTACGCTGATTTCAACTGGGAAGCCATCCTGAAACAGGTTGCCCGCCTCAGCGTCAAGGTAAAAGAACTGCCCAGGCAGCTGCCGGTGTTCCGCGACCTGGCCATGGTAGTGCCCAAAGTACTGCCCTATGCAGAAGTAGAGACCGCCGTGAAAAAAGTGAAACTGGACAAGCTCCAGGGACTGCGCCTCTTTGATGTGTTTGAAAGTGAAAAGATCGGCGCCGATAAAAAATCCCTGGCTATCAGCTTTACCTTCCTGGACGAGGAAAAGACCCTGACCGATAAAGAGATTGATACCATGATGAACAGGATCATGGACACCCTGGAAAAAGAACTGAAGGCCGAGATCAGGAAATAA